From the genome of Anaerolineae bacterium, one region includes:
- a CDS encoding VTT domain-containing protein, which yields MTLTQMFNTVWAALTEGALPLLGYWSYIFIAVLVALEGPNITILAALLASTGALDPIGVFIAASMGNLSADIGWYLLGYLGRFEVLTQRIGWLRKRQAQITHFEQKMKQHAEKILLLAKLTLSMSVPALIAAGMARVRWRHWFPIIFGCECIWTGSLVFIGYHLGAYVKQLETGMQIIAVIGLIIFGGLLLWFIKRVGQSSHFDTT from the coding sequence TTGACATTGACACAAATGTTTAACACTGTTTGGGCAGCCTTAACCGAAGGGGCGCTACCTCTGTTGGGTTACTGGAGCTACATCTTTATTGCCGTATTGGTGGCACTTGAGGGGCCGAACATTACGATTTTGGCGGCACTGCTGGCTTCAACCGGCGCATTAGACCCAATTGGGGTTTTTATCGCTGCTTCAATGGGCAACTTGAGCGCCGACATTGGCTGGTATCTGTTGGGTTATTTGGGCCGTTTTGAAGTGCTCACGCAACGTATCGGCTGGCTGCGCAAACGCCAAGCGCAAATTACTCATTTTGAGCAAAAAATGAAGCAGCACGCGGAAAAAATACTATTGTTGGCCAAGCTGACCCTCAGTATGAGTGTCCCGGCTTTGATTGCCGCGGGTATGGCTCGCGTCCGCTGGCGCCACTGGTTCCCAATTATTTTTGGGTGCGAGTGTATCTGGACCGGCTCGCTTGTTTTTATCGGTTATCATTTGGGCGCATATGTCAAACAATTGGAGACAGGCATGCAAATTATTGCCGTTATTGGCCTTATTATTTTTGGGGGCCTTCTACTCTGGTTCATCAAAAGAGTCGGCCAATCATCCCACTTCGATACAACCTAA